A single genomic interval of Chloroflexota bacterium harbors:
- a CDS encoding MarR family transcriptional regulator, whose translation MYDWELDDDALKAWVRLRQASDAMDRVLETGLGKHDATLAQIDVLSILSASKSPLTPGEIAGYTFRQQHSASAQLSRMQRAGLVKKTRSKKDQRVVKIRMQSKGGELLKETKEAGMGRAQSLLRSSLSAQEIKQLDALLKKVRDQALKELGIKAEPLPAVIQFPADWSK comes from the coding sequence ATGTACGATTGGGAGCTTGATGATGATGCTTTGAAGGCGTGGGTGCGGCTGCGCCAGGCGTCAGATGCCATGGACAGGGTTCTGGAAACCGGGCTTGGTAAACATGATGCGACCCTTGCCCAGATTGACGTCCTGTCCATTCTCAGCGCTAGCAAATCACCTCTAACACCAGGGGAGATAGCTGGCTACACCTTCCGACAGCAGCACAGTGCTTCCGCACAATTGTCACGAATGCAGCGGGCTGGCTTGGTGAAAAAGACCAGGAGTAAAAAGGATCAGCGCGTGGTGAAAATAAGGATGCAGTCCAAGGGCGGAGAACTCTTGAAAGAGACCAAAGAAGCCGGGATGGGGCGTGCACAAAGCTTGCTGCGGTCCAGTCTCTCAGCCCAAGAGATCAAGCAGCTCGATGCATTACTGAAGAAGGTGCGTGACCAGGCTCTGAAAGAGTTGGGAATAAAGGCAGAGCCTCTCCCGGCGGTAATCCAGTTTCCGGCTGATTGGTCCAAATAG